Proteins encoded in a region of the Dreissena polymorpha isolate Duluth1 chromosome 6, UMN_Dpol_1.0, whole genome shotgun sequence genome:
- the LOC127835331 gene encoding hemicentin-2-like isoform X2 yields MSPSFEQSVEGSIEQRFTVEVLYPVSKPTIYNEGHRTEIDTITVIRGQSVHLQCNSISNPPPTYMWSMQGEVSAQGTFMNQTIENDSVVVCNSSNCMDPTGNTVVCTSRLAYLNISTYFPPDKPVLRLTACGSSVVSTRTVKIIEGQSVDVLCTSVSNPEPIYNWASSIIRPGNILSLENVTASQNGTYSCTATNDMNTIFHGVVKGTNTSVFYLEVLLPPRVHQMVNLTVLLDANLSVVCPFTVGNPPSTTIEWIRENMTRSLGPSVSITGIKLTDEGRYTCAASNTMDPTNCNSQNGYSRTSFHLDVQYASKITKYFASGLENQNVTSVNDTSMCNSCVSLTVTQ; encoded by the exons ATGAGTCCATCGTTTGAACAGTCTGTAGAAGGATCCATTGAACAGCGTTTTACAGTTGAAGTGCTAT ATCCCGTATCAAAACCAACCATATACAACGAAGGACATCGGACAGAAATAGACACAATCACGGTTATACGAGGGCAATCTGTCCATTTACAATGTAACAGCATTTCTAATCCACCACCAACGTATATGTGGTCAATGCAAGGTGAAGTCAGTGCGCAAGGAACATTTATGAATCAAACTATCGAAAACGATAGCGTCGTCGTCTGCAATTCAAGCAATTGCATGGATCCTACTGGAAATACAGTAGTCTGTACGTCTAGATTGGCGTACTTAAACATTTCAACTTATT TTCCACCGGACAAGCCTGTGCTTCGATTAACTGCGTGTGGTAGTTCAGTGGTTTCAACAAGGACTGTTAAAATAATCGAAGGACAATCCGTTGATGTGTTGTGCACATCTGTCAGCAACCCAGAGCCGATATATAACTGGGCCTCAAGTATTATTCGACCTGGAAACATATTGTCCCTGGAAAATGTGACTGCGAGTCAAAATGGCACATATTCATGCACAGCTACGAATGATATGAACACCATCTTTCACGGTGTGGTTAAAGGAACAAATACGTCAGTGTTTTATCTTGAAGTCCTAT TGCCTCCAAGAGTTCATCAAATGGTAAACTTGACAGTACTTTTGGACGCCAACCTGTCAGTTGTGTGTCCGTTCACTGTTGGCAATCCTCCGTCAACAACTATTGAGTGGATTCGTGAAAATATGACACGTTCTTTAGGGCCATCCGTATCTATAACAGGCATCAAACTCACTGATGAGGGGAGATATACATGTGCAGCGTCTAATACGATGGATCCTACTAATTGCAATTCACAAAATGGTTATTCTAGAACAAGTTTCCACTTAGATGTACAGT ATGCTTCTAAGATAACGAAATATTTTGCCAGTGGTTTGGAGAATCAAAATGTAACTTCTGTGAACGATACGAGCATGTGCAACTCGTGTGTGAGTTTGACAGTGACCCAGTAG
- the LOC127835730 gene encoding roundabout homolog 1-like produces the protein MIQAYSCDVSLTTERTTVELGSRVAMTCKVCPGNSIVKINLTGMQIADYWKPLNFYSVTNTSAYSISTDILNNISHIYLTVLSLTKDQAGTYTCQIVGTQNQSSVTLLYAVPVNYVEMIPRDKVSLLNNVTTNMFSCTSSTGRPTPVIRWYTDNKTPGYYADDSDITTLASSITNSSASGDTTTSHLTFTPSTDDHGQMLYCNVSNGYGQIMSNTTPLIEILRLPSKPVIFHNANLVNGSITVMENKTLSLNCVSEGNPNPTITWITPSFSRSTPVLTITNIQTNDTGMYTCRANSTLSPTNSIPFENNITTLLSTEVICTYEYVKQIAITHNSNNT, from the exons ATGATTCAAGCTTATTCGTGTGATGTTTCACTGACAACGGAACGGACCACTGTTGAATTGGGATCAAGGGTTGCTATGACATGCAAGGTCTGCCCTGGGAATTCTATAGTGAAGATCAATCTGACTGGCATGCAGATCGCTGATTACTGGAAACCTCTCAATTTCTACTCAGTAACGAATACATCTGCCTATTCGATATCTACGGATATCCTAAACAATATATCGCATATATATCTCACGGTCTTGAGCTTAACGAAAGATCAGGCTGGAACATATACCTGTCAGATAGTAGGCACACAAAACCAGTCTTCCGTTACGTTATTGTACGCAG TTCCAGTAAATTACGTGGAAATGATACCCAGAGATAAGGTGTCCTTACTGAACAATGTTACAACGAACATGTTCTCCTGCACCTCATCAACTGGGAGACCGACGCCCGTCATACGCTGGTACACGGACAATAAAACACCTGGTTACTATGCTGATGACTCGGATATAACAACATTAGCATCGAGCATCACCAACAGTAGTGCATCTGGAGATACGACCACCAGTCATTTAACGTTCACTCCATCAACAGACGATCATGGGCAAATGCTTTATTGTAATGTATCCAACGGATACGGACAAATCATGTCTAATACTACACCGCTGATAGAAATATTAC gtTTACCAAGTAAGCCGGTTATTTTCCACAATGCCAATTTAGTCAATGGAAGCATAACAGTTATGGAAAATAAGACATTAAGTCTGAACTGTGTCAGTGAAGGAAATCCTAACCCAACGATTACATGGATAACTCCGTCTTTCTCGCGGAGCACCCCTGTATTGACGATAACGAACATCCAAACTAACGATACCGGCATGTACACATGTAGGGCTAACAGTACGCTGTCACCAACAAACAGTATACCATTTGAGAATAATATCACAACCTTGTTATCTACGGAAGTGATATGTACGTATGAGTACGTCAAACAAATAGCAATTACACACAACAGcaataacacttaa